Proteins co-encoded in one Amaranthus tricolor cultivar Red isolate AtriRed21 chromosome 7, ASM2621246v1, whole genome shotgun sequence genomic window:
- the LOC130818002 gene encoding methyl-CpG-binding domain-containing protein 4-like gives MSQPSVVTSSSPSPSPSPATEVSVTSRSSPAPSPASSKKTSGGTNTIGLYAVQCGECFKWRLISNEEEYEVIRSTLLEEPFTCSKKGNTSCSDPADIEKDATRTWVIDKPNIPRSPAGFKRKLVLRRDFSKLDAHYITPTGKKLRSSTEVSKYLEENPDIKGVSISEFSFTVPKVVEETIPKDVLERKAATRDKKAKDAKPAES, from the exons ATGTCTCAGCCTTCAGTTGTTACTTCTTCTTCTCCATCTCCATCTCCATCTCCCGCCACTGAAGTTTCTGTTACTTCCCGCTCTTCGCCTGCTCCTAGTCCCGCTTCTTCTAAG AAAACTTCTGGCGGAACAAACACTATTGGACTGTATGCTGTCCAATGCGGAGAATGCTTTAAATGGAGACTGATATCTAACGAAGAAGAGTACGAGGTTATCAGAAGTACATTGTTGGAGGAACCTTTTACATGCAGTAAGAAGGGTAATACCTCCTGCTCTGATCCAGCTGATATAGAAAAAGACGCCACAAGAACCTGGGTGATTGACAAGCCAAACATTCCAAGATCACCCGCTGGGTTTAAGCGAAAGCTAGTTCTTAGAAGGGATTTCTCGAAATTGGACGCTCATTACATCACTCCCACGGGAAAGAAATTGAGGTCAAGTACTGAAGTTTCCAAGTATCTGGAGGAAAATCCCGACATAAAAGGTGTGTCTATTAGCGAATTTAGTTTTACGGTGCCAAAAGTAGTGGAGGAGACTATTCCGAAGGACGTTTTGGAGAGGAAAGCAGCTACTAGAGACAAGAAAGCTAAAGATGCTAAGCCTGCTGAGTCTTGA
- the LOC130818027 gene encoding protein ANTAGONIST OF LIKE HETEROCHROMATIN PROTEIN 1-like codes for MNDGGNNQSNNGGRKRRRKNGNGVSENDNVEQKQQPNNKGSKEMMITSFLLLEEQEKQEKQEWDEFSHQEKSKFETNHKKKTQAMLDYYSNMQNHYVGLEETNTIRRKRSRAVANSAVVGASAVDKQCSGSSVSHQRRLWVKDRSKAWWDECNSPDFPETEFKKWFRMGKATFELICDELKSAVAKEDTMLRAAIPVDQRVAVCIYRLATGDPLRLVSKQFGLGISTCHKIVLDVCAAIRSVLMPKYLQWPDEESSRRIKEEFESISGIPNIVGAMYTTHIPIIAPKISVAAYFNKRHTERNQKTSYSITVQGVVDPKGVFNDVCIGWPGSMPDDKVLEKSALYQRGTQGLLKGVWIVGGSSYPLMDWTLVPYNQHNLTWTQHAFNEKIGEIQSVSKDAFARLKGRWRCLQKRTEVKLQELPVVLGACCVLHNLCEMRGEGMEPDSNFELFDDEMVSENPLQSISSMKARDSIAHNLLHHGLAGTGFL; via the coding sequence ATGAATGATGGTGGTAATAATCAGAGCAATAATGGAGGAAGAAAAAGGAGGAGAAAAAATGGAAATGGGGTTTCTGAAAATGATAATGttgaacaaaaacaacaacCCAACAACAAGGGTTCAAAAGAGATGATGATCACATCATTTTTACTCTTAGAAGAGCAAGAAAAACAGGAAAAACAAGAATGGGATGAATTTTCCCAtcaagaaaaatcaaaatttgaaacCAATCATAAGAAAAAAACACAAGCTATGTTAGATTATTACTCAAATATGCAAAATCACTATGTGGGTTtagaagaaactaatacaataAGACGAAAAAGATCAAGGGCGGTGGCCAATTCGGCTGTTGTAGGTGCTAGTGCTGTTGATAAGCAATGTAGTGGCTCATCTGTGAGCCATCAGAGAAGATTATGGGTGAAAGATAGGTCTAAGGCATGGTGGGATGAATGCAATAGTCCTGATTTTCCAGAGACGGAATTTAAGAAATGGTTTAGAATGGGGAAAGCAACATTTGAACTAATATGTGATGAATTGAAATCGGCAGTTGCGAAAGAGGATACGATGTTACGAGCTGCAATTCCAGTGGATCAAAGAGTTGCAGTGTGTATATATAGGTTAGCAACTGGTGATCCCCTTAGGCTTGTATCCAAGCAATTTGGTTTAGGAATCTCTACATGTCATAAGATTGTTCTTGATGTTTGTGCTGCGATTAGGTCGGTTTTGATGCCTAAGTATCTACAATGGCCAGACGAGGAATCATCAAGACGGATTAAGGAAGAATTTGAGTCGATATCAGGGATCCCGAATATCGTTGGTGCTATGTATACAACACACATTCCAATTATCGCGCCTAAGATTAGTGTGGCGGCTTATTTCAATAAGCGACACACTGAGCGTAACCAGAAGACTTCATACTCGATTACAGTTCAAGGTGTGGTTGATCCGAAAGGGGTTTTTAACGATGTGTGCATCGGATGGCCTGGTTCAATGCCTGACGACAAAGTATTGGAGAAATCCGCGTTGTATCAGAGAGGTACACAAGGCCTTTTGAAAGGTGTTTGGATAGTTGGTGGTTCAAGTTACCCTTTAATGGATTGGACACTTGTTCCTTATAATCAACACAATCTAACTTGGACTCAACATGCTTTTAACGAAAAGATTGGCGAGATTCAATCGGTTAGTAAGGATGCGTTCGCTAGGTTAAAAGGTCGATGGCGTTGCTTGCAGAAACGAACTGAGGTCAAACTTCAAGAACTGCCTGTTGTTCTTGGTGCTTGTTGTGTGTTGCATAATTTATGTGAAATGAGAGGGGAAGGGATGGAACCCGACTCCAATTTCGAGCTTTTCGATGATGAAATGGTTTCGGAGAATCCCTTGCAGTCGATAAGCTCGATGAAAGCTCGAGATTCCATTGCACATAATCTCTTGCATCATGGTCTAGCAGGAACTGGTTTTCTGTGA